One genomic segment of Epinephelus fuscoguttatus linkage group LG19, E.fuscoguttatus.final_Chr_v1 includes these proteins:
- the snx8a gene encoding sorting nexin-8a isoform X1: MTVRAMAGEINEGSVPAYYREVYEAIRCRTDERVQVEVFQRLLQRTDLSKTVVGQIAEHVDTTDGFLSKLSLYKALALIALAQQGKQPSPKLLENCIQELPKPQLGEPSDLKALRMQPAQEDVLTMSHTLDKLLLRDTVQVELIPEKKGLFLKHVEYQVTSQHYKISVYRRYSDFDVFHEVLLQRFAYRVVPALPPKRMLKGVLTSVSERDFIEGRRRALCRFINLVARHPFFSEDELVKTFLTFSGSDVQTKLRDTYKKTGDEFMTNRIATLAKEYLPADIQAQFSTSRELIRNIHNSFQKLRDRAEKMAERSKENATDLLMFGRELSTLGSDTSSLPSLASSQSTWGTLRQSLKSLSVEFAVLSDKAAQQGRREEDDVVEKLNLFLDLLQSYRDLCERHEKGVLHEHQRALHKYGMMKRQMMSATVQPKEQASVEQLESRIVQQENAIQTMELRNYFSLFCLHQETQLIFIYLPITSHILGAFVNSQVQGHREMGAVWNELQPKLGCLFGGNNGLKPPI; encoded by the exons ATGACAGTCAGAGCCATGGCAGGAGAGATCAATGAAG GCTCAGTTCCTGCCTATTACAGGGAAGTATATGAGGCCATCCGCTGTAGGACAGATGAGAGAGTGCAGGTTGAAGTTTTTCAGCGGTTGCTCCAAAGGACCGATCTCTCCAAGACGGTTGTAGGCCAG ATTGCTGAGCATGTTGACACCACAGATGGATTCCTGAGCAAGTTGTCACTTTATAAAGCACTCGCCTTGATTGCTCTTGCTCAGCAAGGAAAGCAACCAAGCCCCAAATTGTTAGAGAATTGCATACAAG AGTTACCAAAACCTCAGCTCGGGGAGCCAAGTGACCTGAAAGCATTAAGGATGCAGCCGGCTCAGGAGGACGTTCTGACAATGTCTCACACGCTGGACAAGCTGCTTCTCAGGGACACAGTCCAGGTTGAGCTCATACCTGAGAAAAAGGGCCTGTTCCTCAAACATGTGGAGTACCAGGTCACCAGCCAG CATTATAAAATATCAGTTTACCGGCGTTACAGTGATTTTGATGTCTTCCATGAGGTTTTGCTTCAGAGATTCGCCTACAGAGTTGTGCCGGCGCTGCCACCTAAGAGAATGTTAAAGGGAG TCCTCACCTCCGTCTCTGAGCGTGACTTCATTGAAGGGAGGAGACGTGCGCTTTGCAGATTCATTAACTTGGTGGCAAGGCACCCATTCTTCTCAGAGGACGAGTTGGTCAAGACCTTCCTCACCTTCAGTGGCTCC GATGTTCAGACTAAGCTGCGTGACACTTACAAGAAAACGGGTGATGAGTTCATGACTAACAGAATCGCAACCCTGGCGAAG GAATATCTCCCTGCTGACATTCAAGCTCAGTTTTCGACAAGCAGAGAGCTGATTAGAAATATTCACAACAGCTTTCAGAAGCTGCGGGACAGAGCTGAGAAAATGGCGGAGCGCTCTAAGGAGAATGCAACTGATCTTCTCATGTTTGGCAGAGAGCTCAG TACGCTGGGCTCAGATACTTCGTCTCTTCCCTCCTTGGCCTCCTCACAAAGCACCTGGGGGACCCTGCGTCAATCTCTGAAGAGTCTGTCTGTGGAGTTCGCCGTGCTGTCTGACAAAGCTGCTCAGCAG GGCAGACGGGAAGAGGATGATGTTGTGGAAAAACTGAATCTTTTCCTGGATTTACTGCAGTCGTACAGA GATCTCTGTGAGCGCCATGAGAAAGGCGTGCTCCACGAGCACCAGAGAGCTCTGCACAAGTACGGAATGATGAAGAGGCAGATGATGAGCGCCACAGTACAGCCCAAAGAGCAGGCATCTGTGGAGCAGCTGGAGTCACGAATTGTTCAG CAAGAGAACGCCATTCAGACCATGGAGCTGCGTAACTACTTTTCCCTGTTCTGCCTTCATCAAGAGACACAGCTCATCTTCATCTACCTTCCAATCACATCCCACATTCTGGGGGCTTTCGTTAACTCCCAGGTCCAAGGACACAGAGAG ATGGGAGCGGTGTGGAATGAACTCCAGCCAAAGCTGGGATGTCTCTTTGGCGGCAATAACGGGTTGAAGCCCCCCATCTGA
- the snx8a gene encoding sorting nexin-8a isoform X2 — protein sequence MKIAEHVDTTDGFLSKLSLYKALALIALAQQGKQPSPKLLENCIQELPKPQLGEPSDLKALRMQPAQEDVLTMSHTLDKLLLRDTVQVELIPEKKGLFLKHVEYQVTSQHYKISVYRRYSDFDVFHEVLLQRFAYRVVPALPPKRMLKGVLTSVSERDFIEGRRRALCRFINLVARHPFFSEDELVKTFLTFSGSDVQTKLRDTYKKTGDEFMTNRIATLAKEYLPADIQAQFSTSRELIRNIHNSFQKLRDRAEKMAERSKENATDLLMFGRELSTLGSDTSSLPSLASSQSTWGTLRQSLKSLSVEFAVLSDKAAQQGRREEDDVVEKLNLFLDLLQSYRDLCERHEKGVLHEHQRALHKYGMMKRQMMSATVQPKEQASVEQLESRIVQQENAIQTMELRNYFSLFCLHQETQLIFIYLPITSHILGAFVNSQVQGHREMGAVWNELQPKLGCLFGGNNGLKPPI from the exons ATGAAG ATTGCTGAGCATGTTGACACCACAGATGGATTCCTGAGCAAGTTGTCACTTTATAAAGCACTCGCCTTGATTGCTCTTGCTCAGCAAGGAAAGCAACCAAGCCCCAAATTGTTAGAGAATTGCATACAAG AGTTACCAAAACCTCAGCTCGGGGAGCCAAGTGACCTGAAAGCATTAAGGATGCAGCCGGCTCAGGAGGACGTTCTGACAATGTCTCACACGCTGGACAAGCTGCTTCTCAGGGACACAGTCCAGGTTGAGCTCATACCTGAGAAAAAGGGCCTGTTCCTCAAACATGTGGAGTACCAGGTCACCAGCCAG CATTATAAAATATCAGTTTACCGGCGTTACAGTGATTTTGATGTCTTCCATGAGGTTTTGCTTCAGAGATTCGCCTACAGAGTTGTGCCGGCGCTGCCACCTAAGAGAATGTTAAAGGGAG TCCTCACCTCCGTCTCTGAGCGTGACTTCATTGAAGGGAGGAGACGTGCGCTTTGCAGATTCATTAACTTGGTGGCAAGGCACCCATTCTTCTCAGAGGACGAGTTGGTCAAGACCTTCCTCACCTTCAGTGGCTCC GATGTTCAGACTAAGCTGCGTGACACTTACAAGAAAACGGGTGATGAGTTCATGACTAACAGAATCGCAACCCTGGCGAAG GAATATCTCCCTGCTGACATTCAAGCTCAGTTTTCGACAAGCAGAGAGCTGATTAGAAATATTCACAACAGCTTTCAGAAGCTGCGGGACAGAGCTGAGAAAATGGCGGAGCGCTCTAAGGAGAATGCAACTGATCTTCTCATGTTTGGCAGAGAGCTCAG TACGCTGGGCTCAGATACTTCGTCTCTTCCCTCCTTGGCCTCCTCACAAAGCACCTGGGGGACCCTGCGTCAATCTCTGAAGAGTCTGTCTGTGGAGTTCGCCGTGCTGTCTGACAAAGCTGCTCAGCAG GGCAGACGGGAAGAGGATGATGTTGTGGAAAAACTGAATCTTTTCCTGGATTTACTGCAGTCGTACAGA GATCTCTGTGAGCGCCATGAGAAAGGCGTGCTCCACGAGCACCAGAGAGCTCTGCACAAGTACGGAATGATGAAGAGGCAGATGATGAGCGCCACAGTACAGCCCAAAGAGCAGGCATCTGTGGAGCAGCTGGAGTCACGAATTGTTCAG CAAGAGAACGCCATTCAGACCATGGAGCTGCGTAACTACTTTTCCCTGTTCTGCCTTCATCAAGAGACACAGCTCATCTTCATCTACCTTCCAATCACATCCCACATTCTGGGGGCTTTCGTTAACTCCCAGGTCCAAGGACACAGAGAG ATGGGAGCGGTGTGGAATGAACTCCAGCCAAAGCTGGGATGTCTCTTTGGCGGCAATAACGGGTTGAAGCCCCCCATCTGA